One segment of Vulpes lagopus strain Blue_001 chromosome 8, ASM1834538v1, whole genome shotgun sequence DNA contains the following:
- the RPL11 gene encoding 60S ribosomal protein L11 has protein sequence MAQDQGEKENPMRELRIRKLCLNICVGESGDRLTRAAKVLEQLTGQTPVFSKARYTVRSFGIRRNEKIAVHCTVRGAKAEEILEKGLKVREYELRKNNFSDTGNFGFGIQEHIDLGIKYDPSIGIYGLDFYVVLGRPGFSIADKKRRTGCIGAKHRISKEEAMRWFQQKYDGIILPGK, from the exons CAGGATCAAGGTGAAAAGGAGAACCCCATGCGGGAGCTTCGCATCCGCAAACTCTGCCTCAACATCTGTGTGGGGGAGAGTGGAGACAGACTGACCCGCGCGGCCAAGGTGCTGGAGCAGCTCACGGGCCAGACCCCAGTGTTCTCCAAAG CTAGGTACACGGTTAGATCCTTTGGTatcaggagaaatgaaaagattgCTGTCCACTGCACAGTCCGTGGGGCCAAAGCAGAAGAAATCCTGGAGAAAGGTCTAAAG GTGCGAGAGTATgagttaagaaaaaataacttctcCGATACTGGAAACTTTGGTTTTGGGATCCAGGAGCACATCGATCTGGGGATCAAATATGACCCAAGCATTGGTATCTACGGCCTGGACTTCTATGTG GTGCTGGGTAGGCCAGGTTTCAGCATCGCAGACAAGAAGCGCAGGACAGGCTGCATTGGGGCCAAACACAGAATCAGCAAAGAGGAAGCCATGCGCTGGTTCCAGCAGAAG tATGATGGGATCATCCTTCCTGGCAAATAA